The genome window AGATGATCGCTCAGTTGCTCGTGTCGGAAGGTTTTGCCTCGGTGGAGGAACTGGCCTTTGTCGACTCGCATGAGGTCGCGATCATCGAAGGCTTCGACGAAAACACCGCGCTGGAAATCCAGGAGCGCGCCCGCGAATTTCTTGAGCGTCAAGAGGCCGAACTTAACGAGAAGCGCCGCGCGCTCGGCGTGGCGGACGAATTGGCCGAGGTGCCGGGCGTCACGACCGCGATGCTTGTCGCGTTCGGCGAAAACAACATCAAGACGGTCGAAGATCTCGCCGACTGCGCGACAGACGAGCTTGCGGGCTGGACGGAGCGCGCTCACGGCCAGACGAAGCAGAATCCCGGCATCCTTCAGGGGTTCGATCTTTCGAAGTCGGACATCGAGCATCTTATCATCGCCGCCCGCGTGAAGGCGGGCTGGATCGAGGCGCCAGAAGAACCCGAGGAAGAGCCTGCCGAGGCCGATAGCCTTGAGGATGGCTCGGCCCTGGAAGCTCATGAGGACGAGCCCACCGAGGCGGACAGCCACGAGGGCGCTGAGGCCGAAGCGCACGACAGCGCGGAAGCCGAAGCGCACGAGGAAGGGGGCGAGCATGCCCAAAGCCAAGAAAAAGCGCTCTGATCCGGAACCGATACTGGACTTTGACGAGGAAAAGGCACATCTAACAGAGGGCGAACAAGCCGACACGCACAATATCCCGATCAGAACCTGCGTCATGGAGCGATCGAGAAAGGAAAAGCCTTTCCTTCTCCGTTTCGTCGTCTCTCCCGAAGAAGAGGTCGTCCCTGACATCAAGGGGAATCTTCCGGGGCGGGGTGTGTGGGTTACAGCCGGTCAGAAGACTGTCGCCGACGCAATCAAGCGGCGCGCTTTTCAGAGGGCCTTTCGCAAGCCGGTTACCGTAAGCGAAAGCCTTCCCTCAGACGTTGAACGGCTTTTTAAGCAATCTGTGCTAGAACGCTTGTCGATTT of Rhodomicrobium vannielii ATCC 17100 contains these proteins:
- a CDS encoding RNA-binding protein → MPKAKKKRSDPEPILDFDEEKAHLTEGEQADTHNIPIRTCVMERSRKEKPFLLRFVVSPEEEVVPDIKGNLPGRGVWVTAGQKTVADAIKRRAFQRAFRKPVTVSESLPSDVERLFKQSVLERLSICNKAGLVVTGFQKVEDALKRREIVVLLHADNAAADGKDKLDRKFKALYSGANHIEPENCFTSAEISLATGSTNVIHAGLKEGGATTAFLQALDRFSGYCASEAKPHSLRQDRE